A stretch of the Sorangium aterium genome encodes the following:
- a CDS encoding sensor histidine kinase: MGYLERLRSYLERVARAPEGIPVVHIDLAAHRRHFAAAWERVMASRKLSQSDTPPERWERDTWHREDQLLFNMRWDLPTFVEEVADQLVESLVPDASAEELGRLIDVAIGFGIGDWNSSGARGLDEEIGRIAEAASERLKRSQQRYGWESPARYAFEIRAIRKHADRYTLTRSGATLLSLPGLDAVRWLLALEAAQSLGPADEWRISPELAAQLLKEPQREVEVEEQLDRSWPFSLATVRRLGAMRLLQYQRQDPEQGLMGWSYTVFDRARPLLEDIAEQRATPFAVLADALLRDEVALALDNVRPDPERAVRESAAAATALQARMVVHEIRNALVPAQIALSRLVREVGHAMDDEPLQRHRGRVDAGIHRALAFADEMLRVANLGEEPAAPFDVSAALRDAMAGLAGELNGGLRYAPIEAAPAVVGPRGRFVLAITNVLRNSAQAVAGREGVVEVSLDVNEDELLLRVDDNGPGVPPDQRRAIFEPGVALRAGGSGQGLALVRQVIEGEMAGSVVCGESPLGGARFEIVIPLRRGRTP; the protein is encoded by the coding sequence ACCGGCGCCACTTCGCCGCTGCATGGGAGCGTGTCATGGCGTCCAGGAAGCTGAGCCAGAGCGACACGCCGCCAGAGAGGTGGGAGCGGGATACGTGGCACAGGGAAGATCAGCTCCTCTTCAACATGAGATGGGATCTGCCGACCTTCGTGGAGGAGGTCGCGGATCAGCTCGTCGAGTCGCTGGTGCCGGATGCGTCCGCCGAGGAGCTCGGAAGGCTCATCGATGTCGCCATCGGCTTCGGTATCGGTGACTGGAACTCCTCGGGCGCGCGGGGCCTGGATGAAGAGATCGGCAGGATCGCCGAGGCTGCGTCCGAGCGGCTGAAGCGCTCTCAGCAGCGGTACGGATGGGAATCGCCGGCACGCTACGCCTTCGAGATCCGGGCGATCCGGAAGCACGCCGACCGGTACACGCTGACGAGGAGCGGCGCCACGCTCCTCAGCCTCCCAGGTCTCGACGCGGTGCGCTGGCTCCTCGCGCTGGAGGCTGCGCAATCGCTCGGGCCTGCCGACGAGTGGCGGATCTCCCCGGAGCTCGCCGCGCAGCTGCTGAAGGAACCGCAGCGCGAGGTGGAGGTGGAAGAGCAGCTCGATCGCTCATGGCCCTTCTCGCTGGCCACCGTGCGCCGCCTCGGAGCGATGAGGCTGCTCCAGTACCAGCGTCAGGATCCCGAGCAGGGGCTCATGGGGTGGTCCTACACCGTCTTCGACCGGGCTCGCCCTCTCCTGGAGGATATCGCCGAGCAGCGCGCGACCCCCTTCGCGGTGCTCGCGGACGCGCTGCTGCGGGACGAGGTCGCGCTCGCGCTCGACAACGTCCGACCGGACCCAGAGCGGGCGGTCAGGGAGAGCGCGGCAGCCGCGACGGCGCTCCAGGCCCGGATGGTCGTGCACGAGATCCGGAACGCGCTCGTTCCCGCCCAGATCGCGCTGTCCCGCCTGGTCAGGGAGGTCGGGCATGCGATGGATGACGAGCCGCTTCAGCGTCATCGCGGTCGGGTGGACGCCGGCATCCACCGCGCCCTCGCGTTCGCTGACGAGATGCTCCGGGTCGCCAACCTTGGCGAGGAGCCGGCGGCGCCGTTCGACGTCTCCGCCGCCCTGCGGGACGCCATGGCAGGCCTCGCAGGGGAGCTGAACGGCGGCCTTCGTTACGCCCCGATCGAGGCAGCGCCAGCTGTCGTTGGGCCCCGCGGTCGCTTCGTCCTCGCCATCACGAATGTGCTGCGAAACAGCGCCCAGGCCGTGGCCGGGCGGGAGGGCGTCGTCGAGGTCTCCCTCGACGTGAACGAGGACGAGCTCCTCCTCCGCGTGGACGACAACGGCCCCGGCGTGCCGCCTGACCAGCGCCGCGCCATCTTCGAACCAGGGGTAGCGCTGCGCGCCGGTGGCAGCGGTCAGGGCCTGGCGCTGGTCCGCCAGGTCATCGAGGGAGAAATGGCGGGGTCCGTCGTGTGCGGAGAGAGCCCGCTCGGAGGCGCCCGCTTCGAGATCGTGATACCGCTGCGGAGAGGAAGGACACCATGA
- a CDS encoding response regulator, with protein MSGDGRILIVDDDPAFLETYEEILAAEGYAVETATTHAEALRRLDEPGWTVVLVDQKLQGPGGPDSGLGLIDETRRRAPGAKVLLVTAYASREAVERAFREGAYDYLEKTAVFEALLRVKVRNAMEAVRERWLATLDMDETERAIRATWAAVQAERDRNRRGTLLERLMALLLKTLPGFERLDTRLRNEVEEIDIIVQNRSTDPFWQKESPYLLVECKNWSKHVGSKELRDLWAKMEGRFDRCRLALLVAPGGIADTVRQLQLRKAEKGLLVVLIGPGDLDELVQRRDRSDALQEMHRRAVMGAAERERDELP; from the coding sequence ATGAGCGGCGACGGACGCATCCTCATCGTGGACGACGATCCGGCCTTCCTGGAGACCTACGAGGAGATCCTCGCAGCCGAAGGCTACGCCGTCGAGACCGCCACCACCCACGCCGAGGCGCTGCGCCGGCTCGACGAGCCAGGCTGGACCGTCGTGCTCGTGGACCAGAAGCTCCAGGGCCCAGGGGGCCCGGACAGCGGCCTGGGGCTCATCGACGAGACCCGCCGGCGCGCGCCCGGGGCCAAGGTCCTCCTGGTGACCGCCTACGCGTCCAGGGAGGCGGTCGAGCGAGCCTTCCGCGAGGGGGCGTACGACTACCTCGAGAAGACCGCCGTCTTCGAGGCGTTGCTGCGGGTCAAGGTGCGCAACGCGATGGAAGCCGTCCGCGAACGGTGGCTCGCGACCCTCGATATGGATGAGACGGAGCGTGCGATCCGAGCGACGTGGGCGGCCGTGCAGGCGGAACGCGATCGCAACCGGCGAGGCACCCTGCTCGAGCGCCTGATGGCGCTGCTCCTCAAGACGCTCCCAGGCTTCGAACGCCTGGACACACGGCTCCGGAACGAGGTCGAGGAGATCGACATCATCGTCCAGAACAGGTCCACGGACCCCTTCTGGCAGAAGGAATCGCCCTATCTCCTGGTCGAGTGCAAGAACTGGTCGAAGCACGTGGGGAGCAAGGAGCTCCGAGATCTCTGGGCCAAGATGGAGGGCCGCTTCGATCGCTGCCGACTGGCGCTGCTCGTCGCGCCGGGGGGCATTGCGGACACCGTGCGCCAGCTGCAGCTCCGGAAGGCAGAGAAGGGCCTGCTCGTGGTGCTGATCGGGCCCGGCGATCTCGACGAGCTGGTCCAGCGGCGAGATCGTAGCGACGCGCTGCAGGAGATGCACCGTCGCGCGGTCATGGGAGCGGCCGAGAGAGAGCGCGACGAGCTACCATGA
- a CDS encoding FmdB family zinc ribbon protein, with product MPTYEFKCKDCGAEFEVVASLSEFERLKRERTAQCTACGRSNVEPEIVAFQVQTARKSA from the coding sequence ATGCCGACGTACGAGTTCAAGTGCAAGGACTGCGGCGCCGAGTTCGAGGTGGTCGCGTCGCTCTCCGAGTTCGAGCGCCTGAAACGGGAGCGCACGGCCCAGTGCACGGCCTGCGGCCGCTCGAACGTCGAGCCGGAGATCGTGGCCTTCCAGGTGCAAACGGCGCGAAAGAGCGCCTAG
- a CDS encoding ferritin-like domain-containing protein, whose protein sequence is MSSENYHELPELLSEATKERHRAIVSLIEELEAIDWYQQRAEACTDAELRAVLLHHLEEEVEHAMMNLEWLRRNDRVFQEKIDIYLNSQGPITEVEAAEEAAKLGATAKTGAMAPSGGLGIGSLKGA, encoded by the coding sequence GTGTCGAGCGAGAATTACCACGAGCTGCCGGAGCTCCTGTCGGAGGCGACCAAGGAACGGCACCGCGCGATCGTCTCGTTGATCGAGGAGCTCGAGGCGATCGACTGGTACCAGCAGCGCGCCGAGGCGTGCACGGATGCCGAGCTCCGAGCCGTGCTGCTCCACCACCTCGAGGAGGAGGTGGAGCACGCGATGATGAACCTCGAGTGGCTCCGGCGGAATGATCGCGTCTTCCAGGAGAAGATCGACATCTATCTCAACAGCCAGGGACCGATCACCGAGGTGGAAGCGGCCGAGGAGGCGGCGAAGCTCGGCGCCACGGCGAAGACCGGCGCCATGGCGCCGAGCGGTGGGCTCGGCATCGGGAGCCTGAAGGGGGCATGA
- a CDS encoding family 1 encapsulin nanocompartment shell protein codes for MDLLKRELAPILPAAWDLIDHEATRVLKLHLAGRKVVDFRGPFGWEYAAVNTGRTRALERKEASSVSAGIRLVRPLVEFRAPIRLDLAELDAVGRGAQEPNIEDVVRAAEHAARFEDGAIFNGLAAAGIEGILEVAPHKPVVIPAPEAWPRAVVAAREVLRAAGVDGPYALALGPKAYDELAAAAEDGYPLLKHIERQLIDGPIVWAPALEGGVLLSTRGGDFELTVGEDLSIGYDGHDRHVVELFLTESFTFRVLERAAAVALRRG; via the coding sequence ATGGATCTTCTCAAGCGCGAGCTCGCTCCCATCCTCCCCGCCGCGTGGGACCTCATCGATCACGAGGCGACGCGCGTGCTCAAGCTGCACCTCGCCGGCCGCAAGGTCGTCGACTTCCGCGGCCCGTTCGGCTGGGAGTACGCCGCCGTCAACACGGGCCGCACGCGCGCGCTCGAGCGGAAGGAGGCGTCCTCGGTGAGCGCGGGCATCCGCCTCGTGCGGCCGCTCGTCGAGTTCCGCGCGCCCATCCGCCTCGATCTCGCTGAGCTCGACGCCGTCGGGCGCGGCGCGCAGGAGCCCAACATCGAGGACGTCGTGCGCGCCGCCGAGCACGCCGCGCGCTTCGAGGACGGCGCCATCTTCAACGGGCTCGCGGCCGCCGGGATCGAGGGGATCCTGGAGGTCGCGCCGCACAAGCCCGTGGTGATCCCCGCGCCGGAGGCGTGGCCGCGCGCCGTGGTGGCGGCGAGAGAGGTGCTCCGCGCCGCGGGCGTCGACGGTCCTTATGCGCTCGCGCTGGGTCCGAAGGCGTACGACGAGCTGGCCGCGGCCGCGGAGGACGGGTACCCGCTCCTCAAGCACATCGAGCGCCAGCTCATCGACGGGCCGATCGTGTGGGCGCCCGCGCTCGAAGGCGGCGTGCTCCTGAGCACGCGAGGCGGCGACTTCGAGCTGACCGTGGGGGAAGACCTGTCCATCGGCTACGACGGGCACGACAGGCACGTCGTGGAGCTCTTCCTCACCGAGAGCTTCACCTTCCGCGTGCTCGAGCGCGCCGCGGCCGTGGCGCTGCGGCGGGGCTGA
- the ribA gene encoding GTP cyclohydrolase II, with translation MHVPTTAIRPQLDIRAQAPVPTKHGVFQMLVFHFGGTTSPDQGLSPDHVALVMGDVRGRSDVTLRVHSECLTSEVFGSLKCDCREQLEAAQAEIGRRGLGVVLYLRQEGRGIGLANKIRAYQLQAFGHDTVDANRILGLPDDARGYEPAAAMIEHLGIESIRLLTNNPDKVEALRALGVRIASRSAAIVPANPFSAPYLEAKRLRMGHVIPSLRDGEGAAVGDAE, from the coding sequence ATGCACGTCCCGACGACGGCGATCCGGCCTCAGCTCGATATTCGTGCCCAGGCGCCCGTGCCCACGAAGCACGGCGTCTTTCAGATGTTGGTGTTCCACTTCGGTGGGACGACGAGCCCCGACCAGGGGCTCTCGCCCGATCACGTCGCGCTCGTCATGGGCGACGTGCGCGGCCGGTCGGACGTGACCCTGCGCGTCCACTCCGAGTGCCTCACGAGCGAGGTGTTCGGCTCCCTCAAGTGCGACTGCCGCGAGCAGCTCGAGGCGGCTCAGGCCGAGATCGGGCGCCGCGGGCTCGGCGTGGTGCTCTACCTGCGGCAGGAAGGGCGCGGCATCGGGCTCGCCAACAAGATCCGGGCGTACCAGCTCCAGGCGTTCGGCCACGACACGGTCGACGCGAACCGCATCCTCGGCCTGCCCGACGACGCCCGCGGCTACGAGCCCGCGGCCGCGATGATCGAGCACCTCGGCATCGAGTCGATCCGGCTCCTCACGAACAACCCGGACAAGGTCGAGGCGCTCCGCGCGCTCGGCGTCCGGATCGCCTCGCGCTCGGCGGCCATCGTCCCGGCCAACCCGTTCTCCGCGCCCTACCTCGAGGCGAAGCGCCTCCGGATGGGCCACGTCATCCCGTCGCTGCGCGACGGCGAGGGCGCGGCGGTCGGCGACGCCGAGTAG
- a CDS encoding acyl-CoA dehydrogenase has product MTAPQNPLINDRDVEFLLYEVLDAPRLCELPYFAEHSRDTFDLYLQSCRRFAREVLFPTYRPVDEAPPRFQAGAITVHPAIKQVFRPMVELGVLTAARPAAVGGQQLPLVVATLAGAYLQAANLSACSYLSLTAGAAHLIETFGDDALRSAFMTRMYAGEWTGTMALTEPQAGSSLADVQASAVKTDAGHYLVRGSKMFISGGDHDLTENIVHLTLARIEGAPRGIKGVSLFAVPKRRPERLTEGGQLVPNDVEVAGMIHKLGWRGLPSLSLSFGEKGDCHGYLVGSPHQGVACMFQMMNEARIMVGANAVATASAAYHEALGYALVRPQGRPLGAKDPAAPQVPIIEHADVRRMLLRQKAIVEGGLALVSTTALYADLAAHAADAADRERAQRLLDLLTPVAKTFPAEKGFESNALALQVHGGYGYSSEYLPEAWLRDQKLNSIHEGTTGIQGMDLLGRKVVAGNGAALIALGGEIQQTIARAQRAGVEPAWGERLGAALSLLGEVTVQLAEAGMRGDTERMLRHSADYMELVSVVVVAWQWLAMAAAAREGLARGAAPAGFYEGKLCAAQYWLSTELPRVEALAALCRSGEDSYARMQPGWF; this is encoded by the coding sequence ATGACCGCTCCCCAGAACCCCCTCATCAACGACCGCGACGTCGAGTTCCTCCTCTACGAGGTGCTCGACGCGCCGCGCCTCTGCGAGCTGCCCTATTTCGCCGAGCACTCGCGCGACACGTTCGATCTCTACCTCCAGAGCTGCCGGCGCTTCGCGCGGGAGGTGTTGTTCCCGACCTACAGGCCGGTCGACGAGGCGCCGCCGCGGTTCCAGGCGGGCGCCATCACGGTGCACCCCGCCATCAAGCAGGTCTTCCGGCCGATGGTCGAGCTCGGGGTGCTCACCGCGGCGCGGCCGGCCGCGGTGGGGGGGCAGCAGCTGCCGCTCGTCGTCGCCACGCTCGCCGGCGCCTACCTGCAGGCGGCGAACCTGAGCGCGTGCAGCTATCTCAGCCTGACGGCCGGCGCGGCGCACCTCATCGAGACGTTCGGCGACGACGCCCTGCGGTCCGCCTTCATGACCCGCATGTACGCCGGCGAGTGGACCGGGACGATGGCGCTCACCGAGCCCCAGGCCGGATCGAGCCTCGCCGACGTGCAGGCGAGCGCGGTGAAGACAGACGCGGGCCACTACCTCGTCCGCGGGTCCAAGATGTTCATCTCGGGCGGCGATCACGACCTCACCGAGAACATCGTCCACCTCACGCTCGCGCGCATCGAGGGCGCGCCTCGGGGCATCAAGGGCGTGAGCCTGTTCGCCGTCCCCAAGCGGCGGCCCGAGCGGTTGACCGAGGGCGGGCAGCTCGTCCCGAACGACGTCGAGGTCGCAGGCATGATCCACAAGCTCGGCTGGCGCGGGCTCCCCAGCCTGTCGCTCAGCTTCGGCGAGAAGGGGGACTGCCACGGCTACCTCGTGGGCAGCCCCCACCAGGGCGTCGCCTGCATGTTCCAGATGATGAACGAGGCCCGCATCATGGTCGGCGCGAACGCCGTGGCGACCGCCTCCGCGGCCTACCACGAGGCGCTCGGCTACGCGCTCGTCCGGCCGCAGGGCCGGCCGCTCGGCGCGAAGGACCCGGCGGCGCCGCAGGTGCCGATCATCGAGCACGCCGACGTGCGCCGGATGCTGCTCCGGCAGAAGGCCATCGTCGAGGGCGGCCTCGCGCTCGTCTCCACGACCGCGCTGTACGCCGATCTCGCGGCGCACGCCGCGGACGCGGCGGACCGGGAGCGCGCGCAGCGGCTCCTCGACCTGCTCACCCCCGTCGCCAAGACCTTCCCCGCCGAGAAGGGCTTCGAGTCGAACGCCCTCGCGCTCCAGGTCCACGGCGGTTACGGCTACTCGAGCGAGTACCTCCCGGAGGCCTGGCTCCGGGACCAGAAGCTCAACTCGATCCACGAGGGCACGACGGGGATCCAGGGCATGGACCTCCTCGGCCGCAAGGTCGTGGCCGGGAACGGCGCTGCGCTCATCGCGCTCGGCGGCGAGATCCAGCAGACGATCGCCCGGGCGCAGCGAGCCGGCGTCGAGCCCGCGTGGGGCGAGCGCCTCGGCGCGGCGCTCTCGCTGCTCGGCGAGGTGACGGTGCAGCTCGCCGAGGCGGGGATGCGCGGCGACACCGAGCGGATGCTGCGGCACAGCGCGGATTACATGGAGCTCGTCTCCGTTGTCGTCGTGGCCTGGCAATGGCTCGCGATGGCCGCGGCCGCCCGCGAAGGGCTGGCCAGGGGCGCCGCTCCGGCCGGCTTCTACGAAGGCAAGCTCTGCGCGGCGCAGTACTGGCTCTCGACGGAGCTGCCCCGGGTCGAGGCGCTCGCCGCGCTTTGCCGCTCCGGCGAGGACTCGTACGCCAGGATGCAACCCGGGTGGTTCTGA
- a CDS encoding Vgb family protein, producing the protein MRRLSWVLLAALVSVGCGDNDDDPSEAGSGGEGGGGEGGGAACEAEGDGTLDVEIVSPNDAGDVAVTSPGVADQRLDSSTSLDTPAGEYTLRASSVADYPDDERVGFVYRPEDPEQSACVADGATTEVTFNYELTPGSHKLWFTAQNGDQLVGALDGEALLESGAVTPSVAFQGSAEIINQGAIAFDGAGNLWVSANAGQITVRLVDTLGESSEAAPDRVLDVSAACAGVIPCAAGGLAFDAAGNLWVGIRDHLLRIDAADLEGSGVVEPSATITGDEIENVQALAFDGSGNLWVASAEQDAVLMYAAERLAADDGDPADVVLKALTPEPVIGPLGHPTGLAFDEQGALWVGYWGSNTIAKFEPGDLEASAELTPDVQLEVGVLALPESIAFDQQGNLWLPSQVGSAAAIVKAELVAGGNVEAGATVLTSEAFGSLIDLAFNPPPDWSPIHGPK; encoded by the coding sequence ATGAGACGACTTTCCTGGGTTCTGCTCGCGGCGCTGGTTTCCGTGGGCTGTGGGGACAACGACGACGACCCGTCGGAGGCGGGTTCGGGCGGTGAAGGCGGCGGCGGCGAAGGTGGTGGCGCGGCGTGCGAAGCCGAAGGCGACGGGACGCTCGACGTCGAGATCGTGAGCCCGAACGACGCTGGAGACGTCGCCGTGACCTCGCCGGGAGTGGCGGACCAGCGCCTGGACTCGAGCACGTCCCTCGACACGCCGGCGGGTGAGTACACGCTGCGCGCAAGCAGCGTGGCCGACTACCCGGACGACGAACGCGTCGGCTTCGTGTACCGGCCCGAAGACCCGGAGCAGAGCGCCTGCGTCGCCGACGGCGCGACCACCGAGGTCACCTTCAACTACGAGCTCACGCCCGGGAGCCACAAGCTCTGGTTCACCGCGCAGAACGGCGACCAGCTGGTCGGCGCGCTCGACGGCGAGGCGCTGCTCGAGTCGGGCGCGGTAACACCGAGCGTCGCGTTCCAGGGGAGCGCCGAGATCATCAACCAGGGCGCTATCGCGTTCGACGGGGCCGGCAACCTGTGGGTCTCGGCCAACGCGGGGCAGATCACCGTGCGGCTCGTCGACACGCTGGGCGAGAGCAGCGAGGCCGCCCCTGACCGCGTGCTCGACGTGTCCGCGGCGTGCGCGGGCGTCATCCCCTGCGCCGCGGGCGGTCTGGCGTTCGACGCCGCCGGCAATCTCTGGGTCGGGATCCGCGACCATCTGCTGAGGATCGACGCGGCCGATCTCGAAGGCTCCGGCGTGGTGGAGCCCTCCGCGACCATCACCGGAGACGAGATCGAGAACGTTCAAGCGCTCGCGTTCGACGGATCGGGCAACCTGTGGGTGGCGAGCGCCGAGCAGGACGCGGTGCTGATGTACGCGGCCGAGCGGCTCGCCGCGGACGACGGGGATCCCGCCGACGTGGTGCTGAAGGCGCTCACCCCCGAGCCGGTGATCGGGCCGCTGGGCCACCCGACGGGGCTCGCGTTCGACGAGCAGGGCGCGCTCTGGGTGGGTTACTGGGGCTCGAACACCATTGCCAAGTTCGAGCCCGGCGATCTCGAAGCGTCAGCGGAGCTCACCCCGGACGTTCAACTCGAAGTGGGGGTGCTGGCGCTTCCGGAGAGCATCGCCTTCGATCAGCAGGGGAACCTGTGGCTACCCTCCCAGGTCGGTTCGGCGGCGGCGATCGTCAAGGCGGAGCTCGTCGCGGGCGGAAACGTGGAAGCGGGAGCCACCGTCCTCACGAGCGAGGCGTTCGGATCGCTCATCGATCTCGCCTTCAACCCGCCCCCCGACTGGTCACCGATCCACGGCCCCAAGTGA